AAACAATACCGTTCTTGTCAACGGTTTCACCGGGAAACGTGTGGATTTTGAGAATTTGACCATTGCGAGGGGAACGCACATAAGCTAGATCTAGATTAGCTTGGGCTTGCTTAACTCCGGCCTTTGCGTTTTCTAGCTCGGCTCGCGCAACTTCCACATCTATTGGCCGCACCTCAGAAATTTCATTCAGGGTGGCTTGGGCTTGCTTAACCCGGTTTTGAAGGGTATTCAGAAGTTTTTGGCGAATTCGTTTTGCCTCAATTACACGTTTCTGGGTAGTCTCCAAGGTCAGGCGTTTGTTATCTCGCAAAGATGCTGAAACTGCCCCCTCTTGGTACAAGTGCTCATAGCGTTCATACTCCACGCTGGCGTTGTTCAACTCAGCTTCCAAACGCTCAATCTTAGCATTTTGGGTTGCAACCTCTCCTTGTAGTTCGGCTTTGGAGTGCTCAACCACTTGTGCTTGACTTTGAATTGCTCCTTGCTTTGCCCCAGCTTGGACTTGATGGAGACGGGCTTGGTAAATTTTGACCTGGGTCTGTGCCTTCTCTAAAGCGGCTTGCAGGCGATCGCGGTTATCTAAAATCGCAATCACCTGTTCTGAGAGCACTTTGTCACCTTGTTTGACCAGTAGCTGTTTAACTCGTGTGCCTCCTACTTCACTTGGTGCCGAGATCTGGATAACTTCTCCTTTTGGTTCTAACCGCCCTAGGGCAGCAACAGCTCCAATTTCAGAGGTGTTAATAGTATTATTGCTGGCAGAATTCTGAACTGTGGCTCGTTGTCGTGAAAAACTCTGAGCAACAGTAAAACCCGTCGCAGTAGCCG
The Moorena sp. SIOASIH genome window above contains:
- a CDS encoding ABC exporter membrane fusion protein, translated to MGSRKILLLAAALAVGSATATGFTVAQSFSRQRATVQNSASNNTINTSEIGAVAALGRLEPKGEVIQISAPSEVGGTRVKQLLVKQGDKVLSEQVIAILDNRDRLQAALEKAQTQVKIYQARLHQVQAGAKQGAIQSQAQVVEHSKAELQGEVATQNAKIERLEAELNNASVEYERYEHLYQEGAVSASLRDNKRLTLETTQKRVIEAKRIRQKLLNTLQNRVKQAQATLNEISEVRPIDVEVARAELENAKAGVKQAQANLDLAYVRSPRNGQILKIHTFPGETVDKNGIVSLGQTNQMYAVAEVYETDINWVQPGQRALITSRGFTGTLQGIVDEIGLEVAKKDVLQTDPAADVDARVVEVKIRLSPDDSLKVAGLTNLQVHTVIYLR